The Brevinema andersonii region AGAAGAAATTCATTTTTCCTATCATTCGGAATTCGGTTATACAACTGCTTATGCTAATAACGCAGGAAATGCATTATCTGTTTCGTATTTACTAAATTTAGCGGCATTAGAAATGGCTAATCTTACATCATCACTAGCAACTTTATGCCAGGAAAGCGGTTATCAACTTCAACCTTTCCATGGACTAAAAAATTCCCAACTTTATTTTTTTAAAAATATAAGTAGCTTTGGTATCAGTGAGCTAGAATTAATCGATAAAATGCAAGAATTTTTGAATAAAATACATTATAAAGAGCAGGAAGTAAAAGAAGAATTACTTTCTAAAAATGGAGATCATGAATTCCTGATTGAACATTTACTCCATATGATCAATCAAAAAAATATCAATCAAACAGAAGTTATAGAAGTTATTGCTTTGGCAGAAATGTTATGCGGGGTTTCTACCAAAATATCCAACCGTGACGAATGGAGAGCATTAATATTTCGCCTTCATTCAAATAGCAGTATTTTTAATTCACTCTCTTCCAATATTGAAGAAATAGCTGAATACAGAGCTCAGTTATTACAACAAAATTTTAAAAAGTTAATTAAAATAACAACATAGCTTAAAATGAGGAAACAAAATATGCAAGATATTTCTCAAATTTTGAAAACGCGATTAACCATGTTTGCAGTTATTATCTATACATTACTGTCTATATTCACAGTAAGATTGATATATCTTCAATTGTTCAAAGGTTCTATTTTTAAAGATAGAGCAGAAAAAAATCAAACCCGCAGTTTACGTATACCTTCTTACCGCAGTATTCTTTATGACAGAACCAAAGAATTAAAATTGGCATACAATGAGCGATCATTAGCACTAACAGTGATTGAAGCTAATTTACCAAAAGATCCGATCGAACGCACTGTATTATTCACTAAAATGAGCCAAATATTAAACGAACCTGTTGAAAAAATTACTGCTACAATTCATGATGAATTTATTGATCCTTACACTCCTATTGTGATAAAAACACAAATTTCACCGGATATTATTTCACGTTTTGCCGAAAAAATTGACGAATTTCCCGGAATCTTCTGGGAAAATCGTCCTAAAAGAGTCTACCCATTCAATATGTCAAGTTTTCATGTGATTGGATATACTGGAATTATTAATAAAAACGAGTACAGCTCGTTAAATGCTGTAGACGAATATTATTTAGGTAGCATCATAGGCAAAAGAGGTATTGAAAAACAATATGACAAAAATATTCGTGGCAATTCGGGGACTTTATTGAGATCCGTAGATGTTCGAGGCAATGTTTTACAACAAGATGTTTTCAAAGAACCTATACAAGGAGATCATCTAGTTTTAACCATCGATGCCAAATTACAAGCTAAAGCTCAGGAATTACTGCAAGAAAAAGTTGGTGTTGTAGTCATTAGTCGTGTTACTACTGGAGAAATCTTGGTACTATTAAGTACTCCTTCCGTAGATCCTAGTATTTTTGCTCCTGATTCCATAGAAGGTAAAAAGCGTTTTCAAGAACTATCGATTGATACACAATATCCATTTTTAAACAGAGCAATACAAGGAACTTATTCACCAGCTTCTACTTTCAAATTGATATCAGCAGCGGCATTTATCAAAGCAGGAATTGATCCTTATAGAAAGCATGTATGCACTGGATCTTACCAAATAGGAAACCGTGTATTTCGTTGCACTGGCGTACATGGAGCTGTAGATATGCGTAGTGCTATTGCTTATTCATGCAATAGTTATTTTTATTATTTTTCGCAAATTGTCGGACATAAACCAATCTTAGAGATGGCCAAAGAATTTGGCATTACAGAAAAAACTTATATTGATCTGCCTGATGAAAAAAATGGCTTTCTACCAAATGATGCTTGGTTCAAAAAAATACATAAAAGAAACTGGTCACAAGGCGATTCAGCAAATATCGTAATTGGTCAAGGAGATGTTCTCGTAACACCTTTAGCACTCAATCAAATGACTGCTATCATTGCCAATGGAGGCACTATTTTTCGTCCTTATATCCTTAAAGAACAGCTAAATTTACGTGATCGCAGTGTTATTTGGTCGCAAACTCCAGAAGCACGAAAAACGGTAAATATTCCCCCAGAAACAATTAATATCCTTCAAGAAGGAATGGCTCGAGTCACTAAAAGCGGTGGGACAGCAGGTTGGATCAATACTCCTTATCTGCAAGTTCCTATTGCTGGAAAAACTGGAACAGCTCAAACAGGTAATATAAAAAATAATGGTCTTTTCACAGCTTATGGACCCTATGGTCAAGAAAATGTATCTAATGCTATTGCAATTACAGTACTGTTAGAGCAAGATCGAACAGGAGCCGCGGTTTCTATTGCTGCAAATCTATTTAACTACTATTTTGGAACTCTTTACCCTGAATTAAAAAGCAAGATCAACAGGAGAATATCTTGAAAAATATTTTAAAAAAAGGTAGTATCTTATATGTTATTATACCTTTGATCCTTTCTTTTATTGGTATTTTGTTTATTTTTAGTACAGGGCAATTGGAGCACGGAAATAATACTAATTTATATCTAAAACAGCTTTTGTGGGTAGGTTTAGGAATTATCTTTGCACTCTTCATTGTATCTATTGACTATTATTATATTGTAGAAACATCGTTTATCTATTATATTTTAGGCATTATTCTATTGGTTTTCACGTTGTTAGTCGGCAAAGAAATAAAAGGAGCAAAAAGCTGGTTGGGTATGGCTGGATTAGGGATCCAAGCATCAGAAGTCATGAAAATTTGTTATATTCTTTTCTATGCTAAATTTTTAAGTAGTAAATCGAATACCGAATCTAACTTCCGCACTTTAATTTTTGCCTTAGGGATTTTAATCATTCCTCTAAGTTTGGTATTATTACAACCTGATTTAGGTACTAGTATTGTTTTCATATCTATTTTTATAACAATGACAATGGTAAGCACTAAAAATATTTCAATTATTCTTCAAGGATTAATTACAGGTTTATTAATGGTAATTCTTACATTATGTTATGCCTATTATCAATTCTATTACTTAGCTAATTCTAACAATTCTCCTATTGCTATCCTTGATATTTTATTATTACCTAATACTTTTTTTGCTATAGCTACTATTTTATTGGTTTATACTATTATTACTTTTGTTATAGAATTATTTCAACCTATTACTTGGATCAATAAATTTACTACTGGATCATTTATTATAGGAATTAGTTTTCTTATGTCAGGAATTGCTACAAAAATTCTCAAACCTTACCAATGGAGCAGATTATTGGTCTTTATCAATCCTGAATTTGATCGTTTAGGAGCTGGATATAATATTATTCAAGCACAAATAGCTATTGGATCTGGAGGTTTTTCCGGACAAGGATTTTTTAATGGAACACAAAATTTAAGACGTTTCCTGCCGGAAAAACATACAGATTTTATCTATGCTATTATCGCAGAAGAAACAGGCTTTATAGGAAGCTTTTTAGTGGTATTTCTTTATATTATTTATTTTAGCATGATGATTAAAATTATTTTTTCTGCCAAAGATATAGAAGGATCTTTTATCGCTACCGGTATTTTTACAATGTTTGCTATCCATACTATTATCAATATTGGTATGAATTTAGGAATTGCACCTGTTACGGGATTACCATTACCTTTTATCAGTTATGGAGGTTCTTCATATATTACTTTTATTATTGCTGCAGCATTATTACTAAATATTTATAATAGGAGATTTATCCATTAATATATTACAAATATTACAACTTTTCTCCTATTGCTTTTCCAAACTCTTTTAATATAGTTTTAGCTTTATTATTAATATTTTTGGGAACTTCAATAGTTGCTTCATAAAATAAATTTCCTCGTTTATGAGCACGTAAATCAGGTAACCCTTCTCCTTCTAGCTTTATTTTTTGACCTGGTTGAACACCTTCTGGAAGTTTTACTTTTTTCTTTGATTCTAATGTATGGACTTCTACTTCTCCTCCCAACACAGCTTTAGCGAAACTTAAAGGTAATTTTGCATACAAATTAGAACCTTCACGCACAAATTGCGTATTGTTACGAACATTCAAATGTATATATAAATCTCCACGTGGACCATTTAAAGGAGCAGCACTTCCTTCCCCACTAACACGCAATCTCATACCATCTTCTACACCTGCAGGGATAACTACTGATACTTTACTATTTTTTTGTTGAATACCCTCACCATGACACACAGGACAAGGATCTTTTACTGTCTTACCTAAACCATGACATGTTGGACATGGCTGCGTAATCGCAAAAAAACCTTGGCTTACTTGAATACGTCCTGACCCATGACATGCAGCACATATTTCTGGCTGGCTCTTAGATTTCGAGCCAGTACCATCACATGTAGAACATATTTCCATTCTTTTAATTTTTAAATCGACCGTTTGTTTACGTAATATATCTTTCAATTCTAGGGATACAGAAGCTTCCAGATCTGCACCTCGAACTTCTGGAGTTTGATGAGAAGCCCGTCCTCCAAAAAAACTTTCAAAAATATCTTCAAATCCGCCACCAAAACCACCACTGCCTGTAAAACCACGAAAAATATCTTCAAATCCACCAGGACCGGCTCCTCCTGTTTGAAATGCAGCTTCTCCGAATTGATCATACATTTTTTTCTTTTCCGGATCGGACAATACTTCATAAGCTTTTCCGATTTCTTTAAACCTTTCTTCCGCATCTTTATTACCCGGATTTCTATCAGGATGATACTTCATTGCTTGTTTACGGAATGCTTTTTTTATTTCTTCCTGACTGGCACCACGGCTAATCCCTAATAATTCATAATAATCTGCCATACACACCTTTTTATTTTATTATTTTATATGTATCATGCACAACAATATTTCGATGGTCAAGTTTAAAAATCAAGGAGTAGTTATTTTACTCCTTGGTGTTAGAAAAAATAAATCATTATTCCTTATCTTTATCAATTACCTCTGCATCGATAACATCATCTTCTCGTTCATCTGATTTATGGGAAGAATTTTGTTGAGCTGCTGCCGCCATTTGCTGATATACTCTAGCTGAAACCGGTTCTAACGCTTTCATAGCCGCTTCAATAGTATTCATATCATCGCCTTCGATTGCTTTTTTCAAATCTGCATTCTTTTCTTCCAACTCTTTTTTATCTGTATCTGAAATTTTATCTCCTTCTTCTCTGAGAAGTTTTTCAATTCCATAAGAAACAGAATTAGCCTGATTTTTTAATTCAATATTCTCTCGCACTTTTTTATCATCTTCTGCATTGACTTCTGCTTCTTTTTGCATGCGTTCAATTTCATCTGCCGATAACGTGCCCGTAGATTCAATTCTGATTTTCTGTTCCTTGCCAGATCCACTGTCTTTAGCAGAAACATGCAGAATTCCGTTAGCATCGATATCAAATGTTACTTCAATTTGAGGAATTCCTCGAGGAGCAGGTTGTATACCTTCCAAATTAAAGTTGCCTAAGGTACGATTATCTTTAGCCATAGGGCGTTCGCCTTGCAACACTTGAATTGTAACTGCAGTTTGATTATCTGCAGCAGTAGAAAAAATTTGAGACTTAGATGCCGGAATAGTCGTATTTCTCGGAATTAAAACAGTATTTACATCTCCTAATGTCACAATACCTAAAGAAAGAGGTGTAACATCAAGCAATAAAATATCATTTACTTCTTTATTTAAAACACCAGCTTGAATAGCTGCCCCCAAAGAAACAACTTCATCAGGATTGACACCTTTAGATGGTTCTTTTCCAAAGAAATTCTTAACTAAATCAACGATCAAAGGCATTCTTGTTTGTCCGCCAACCAAAATGATCTCATTAATATCTGATTTGGAAATACCAGCATCTTTTAAAACCTGCTCACAAGGAGAAATAGAACGTTCTACAATAGGACGAACAATATTCTCTAGTTCGCCGCGAGTCATATTCATTTGAAGGTGTTTGGGACCAGATGCATCAGCTGTAATAAATGGTAAATTTATTTGTGTATCAGCTTTGCTGGAAAGTTCTATTTTTGCTTTTTCTGCAGCTTCCTTCAACCGCTGCATTGCCATAGGATCTTTGGATAAATCAATTCCCGACTCTTTTTGATATGTAGTAATAATATGTTTAATTATAGCATTATCAAGATCATCGCCTCCCAAATGCGTATCACCATTGGTTGCTTTTACTTCAAAAACGCCATCACCGATCTCTAAGATAGAGATATCAAACGTTCCACCACCAAAATCATATACAGCAACAATTCCTTCCTTATTTTTGTCAAGACCGTAAGCCAAAGCTGCTGCAGTAGGTTCGTTAATAATACGTTCTACTTCTAAACCAGCGATTGTCCCAGCATCCTTGGTGGATTGGCGTTGTGAATCATTAAAATATGCCGGCACTGTAATCACAGCCTTATGGATTTTGCCACCAAGATAAGATTCTGCAGCCTCTTTCAATTTAGTCAAAATGAAAGCACTGATTTGTTCAGGAGTCTGATCACCAATACGTGTTTGAAATACCACATTATCATGAGGTCCCTTTTTGATTACATAAGGCATATGTTCGTTACTTACTTCTTCAAAACGATGACCAATAAATCGTTTTGCAGAATAAATAGTATTTTCAGGATTTGTAACCATTTGATTTTTCGCAGGAGCACCAACTAAAATATCTCCTTTCTCGGTAAAAGCCACAATAGAAGGCATTGTACGAGCACCTTCTTGGTTTGCAATCACTACAGGTTTACCGTTCTCTATCACAGAAACAACAGAATTTGTTGTTCCCAAATCGATCCCTATAATTTTTCCAGACATGATTTCATCTCCTTGATAAATTTTTATTATTGTTGTTTTTTCTTAGCAACTTTTACTTTAGCGCTTCTCAGGACAACGCCACCTAATTTTCTTCCTGTTTCGAAAACTTCAGTTACAGTCATTGGATGTTGTCCATCATCCGTTTCTTCGATCATTAGTGCCTCGCTTACTTGAGGATCAAATTCATCTCCCACTTGAATTTCTATTTTTTCTAGTCCAGTATTCTTAAGTATATCTTCAAACTGAGCTAACACTATAGAAATGCCTTGCTTTAAGGATTCAAGATTATCAGATGAATCAGCAGCTTTCAAGCTTCGTTCTAAATTATCAACTACAGGAAGTAAATTTTCTATCAAACCGCGGACAGCATACTTTTGGAATTCTTCTTTTTCTTTTTGTATACGTTTTCTATAATTATCAGTTTCTGCAGAAAGACGCAAATATGCTTCTTTAAGCTCTTGTTTTTCCTTCTCTAAAATACTTAAAAGATCTGTATCTTCTTGTTCTGAAATACTTTCTGATGTTTGTTCTTCTGGTTGTGCTGATGATCCGTTATTTTCTTCAATAATATTTTCTTGTTCGGGCACAAATGCCTCCTCAAAAATTTTCCTTTCATCAAAAATATAGCAATTCTTATGCCAATTGACAAATTTATTTATAATATCATCACCTTAATGAAAAATATTCCGATATTTCTATTAAGATTTCTATTGAGGTGAATAAGATGATACAAATTATTTTTATTTTTTTGCTATTTCCAATAACAATTTTTACACAAACTAATGCTGACAATACTACCGCAACAAATAATAGTAAACAAACTCAGCTAGACCAATGGAAAGAAACATTAAACTTTGGAATTTCTACTCAAAGATTAAACACCGTTAAACAGATCCGTTCCTCTAAAGCGACAAATAGTATAGAAATATTACAAGAACAATTTCTCAAAGACGATAATCGGACCGTAAAGGAAGAAATAATCTATACATTCATCGATTTAACTAACGATAATTCTGAATTTTGGAAAAAAGTTTTCAGTAAGGAAAAAGATTTAATTGTACTTCAACGCGCAGCTTTTGCGATAGAAAAATTAAAAATTGGATCAGCAGGACCTGAAATTTTTTCTAATTTAAGTATCCAACTCTCTAACACTGAAGCAATACGCTTCAATGCTTCAGCTGTAAGAGCTCTAGGAGAAATAAAATTTCAAGAAGCATTGCCAATTATCATTGAAATAGCAACAAATAAAGATCTTCATCAAGATCTAAGAGGTTCGGCTGTTGTAGCTGTTGGTATGTATCAAGATGCAGCACAAATCCCATTACTTGAAAGCATTCTTACAGATAGTTTTGAATCTCAATTCATCAGACGTTATGCCGCCTTAGGTATAGGACGTACAGAAAGCACAAATGCTGTTGCTATTCTTAGTCCTATTGCCGTGAATGAAAAAGAAGCTCAATCGGTTCGCTTGAATGCTGTTTCCGGATTAGGATATATTGCTAACGATGAAACCATTACCATTATGGAACAACTCACCAAAAGTGATGACACAGCTTTAAGAACTGAAGCTATTAAAAGTTTAGGAAAAATGAAAGCAACAAATGCACAAGAAATACTAAAATATAAAGCAATGAAAGATCCCGAAGCTATTGTACGCAGAGAAGCCAAAAAAGCTCTTCAGGAAATGGGAATTAATTTATAGTATCATTTAAAAATTCTTTACAAAAAGGCAACAGTATAGTATACTATTTATATTTTATATATAGGTATTATTATGCAGTCATCTGTTTTACGACATAATTTAAAAGAGCTTCAAGATATATTAATTGCTTTATCCTACCCTCGTCATAAAGCTGGAAGTATTTTCAAATGGATTTACAAGAAAAGCATTTTTGATTTTGAACAAATGACAGATCTTTCTAAATCAGAACGTCAAAATCTCAAAGAACAATTCAATATTCTTGTACTTCAAACAATTGTTATTAATGAATCTCAAGATGGCACTTTAAAATTTCTTTTCAAAGCTCAAGATGGAGCTCGAATCGAAAGTGTCATGATTCATAATGAAGGTGATTCTCGTTATACTATTTGCGTTTCTTCCCAAGTTGGATGTGCACTTCGTTGTTCTTTTTGTGCAACAGGTCAATTAGGATTTTCACGACACCTCTCAAGAGAAGAAATAATTTCACAAGTTCTATTAGTAGATGCTGAAATAAAAAAACGTTATAAACTTGATCCTTACTCGCGAGCCCTTGATAATATTGTATTTATGGGCATGGGAGAACCAATGCTGAATTACGAGGAAGTTCTCAAGTCTATTGAAATTCTTAATAATCAAGCTGGTTTTGATATTGGTACAAGAAGAATCACTATATCAACTGCAGGAATTATCAACGGTATAGAAAAATTTATTCAAGCTCCTGGTCAAATTAGATTAGCATTATCTCTACACGCTGCAAATCACGAAAAACGAAAAAATATTATGCCGATTGCTCGTAAAGAAAATACAAGACAAGTACTTGATATTATAAGATTATATCAAAAAGAAACAGGTCGGCGTATTACTATTGAATATATCTTAATCGAAGGATTTAATGATTCTGAAAAGGATGTCCTTGCACTTAAACATGAGTTAACAAATATAAAATATAATCTAAATGTTATTCCGTTAAACCCAGTTGACAATCTTCCTTATGACGCCCCTAGTTTTAGGGGAATTCAAGAATTTACCAAAAAATTGAAACATCATTCTATTCCTTTTGTGCTAAGAACTCCAAAAGGTCAAGATATTAATGCAGCTTGTGGTCAACTAGCCTTGAAAAATATATCTATGAGGTAATCATGAATAAAAAACGTGCATTATCAGGTATCAAGCCTACCGGTGATATTCATTTAGGTAATTATTTTGGCGCTTTTCAAGAATTCTTAGCATTACAAAACAATAAAAATATTGAAAATTTATATTTTATTGCCGATTATCATGCTTTAAATGAAATTCCGGATCCTAAATTATTAAAAGAACGAACTATTAATATTTTTAAAGCATTTATAGCATTAGGATTAGATCCAGAAAAAAGTATTATTTTTGTTCAGAGTGATGTTCCTGAACATACAGAACTTTGCTGGCTTCTATCAGGAGTGACCCCCATGGGACTTTTAGAACGCGCCCATGCATACAAAGATGCTATCACTAAACAAAAAAACGTTAATATGGGATTATTTAATTACCCTTTGCTGCAAGCTGCAGATATTCTGATTTATGATGCTGATTTAGTACCGGTTGGTGCCGATCAAAAGCAACATGTAGAAATCACACGAGATATTGCGGAAAAATTCAATCGGGAATATGGTGATATTTTTACTATACCTGAACCTTTAATACAAAATGCTGTTGCTATTGTACCAGGTACCGATGGACAAAAAATGAGTAAATCAAAAAATAATACTATTCCAATTTTTGCTTCAGAAAAAGAAATAAAAAAAAGTATTATGAATATTACTACAGATTCTACTCCTCTAGAAAATCCCAAAGATCCTAATAATTGCTCCATTTTTCTTTTATACAAAATGTTTGCCTCTTCAGAGCAAATAGAAAAAATGAGGCAGAATTATTTAAATGGTGGATATGGGTATGGGCATGCAAAAACAGAGTTATTCGAAATTATTATGCATTGCTTCGAATCAGCACGAAAAAAAATGTTGGAATTAAACTCTTCTCCTGATGAAGTTTTTCATTTAATGAAATTAGGAGCCGAAAAAGCTAGAATTATCGCCCACTCTAAGATAGACAAAGTTAAAAAAGTTATGGGACTAGGATAGAATTATGGTTAATTCTTCTCACTCTTCACTACAAAAAATCAGTTCTTTTCTATCACTAGCTATACCAATATGTACTGCTTTATGGTTTACTTTACTATGTTATGCTGGTTACCTATCACCCAATAATACAGGACAACTTCCTCAGAATATTCGAATATTGCATTTAATAAGCCTAATTTTTAGGCAAGACTATTTTTATTTTCCTTTGTCTCTCACTAGGTTAATTGCTCCTCCTTATGGAATTCCACTATCATTAACTGATACCATACCATTAGGAGCCCTTATTTTTAAAATCTTCGAGATGAATGATATGCAATATTTTGGCATATGGATTATTCTATCAGTATTACTTACTACTTTTTTTGCGTACCGCATTTGTCGTGAAATTTGTTCTGACCTTTTATCCACAACACTAACTACACTTTTATTTATTTCTATGCCATTTTTTTGGTATCATACTTTTTTTCATCCATGGCTTGCAGGACAATGGACAATTCTTTGGGGATTATCATTATTTTTTCAAAAACGCAGTTACTTATCCATTGAATGGTATGGAATTATCGTTATTTCAGCTTTTATTCATCCCTATTTTATTTTTATTAACTTTTTTATCATGATAGCAGATACCGTACGTCTTTATCTTTACGAACATCAAATTTCTGTAATGCAAGCTGCTAATTTTTTTGCTTATTCATTAGGGATTTGTATCGGATCATTAAGCATCATTGGGATGTTTTACCTTCCTAGTTTTTCCGTTCCTAAATTGCCTATTGCACCTATACAACCAAGTTTATTTATCATGCCCAATATTATTAATATAACACAACAATATAATATTTCGTACATTTATCCCGGATTAGGAATTATAATTGGTTTGTTAGTATTTTTGATTACATTTTCTATTTATCCCCAGATTAATCATATAAAAAAGTATACCCCCATTTTTTTTTCAGTTTTTATATTTTTTTTATGCTCTATTGCTGGTGGTGTAAGTTCCTATAATAAAACTTTCAAGATATATAACAATGCGTGGATAGAAAATAGAATATTATTACTACTTACATCTGGTCCTCGATTTATATTTCCATTACTATGGATGATACCTATCATGATTGCTCATACAGCAGAATTTTTATATCTAAGAAAAAAATTTTTATGTATTATTTATTTATTTTGTTTACTTAGTATACAATTTTTTACTGTCAAACTATCATTTAATTACGAATACTCTGTTTATGTGCCTCTTTCTCAAGAAATTGAACAGTTTTTAAATGAAACATCTCATATTATATGGATTGGTACAGAATCACTAGATGATATCCCACAATTTGAACAAATTGCGTCCTATGCATTACACTACAAAAAAACAATCAATTTATCCCCTGTTTTAAGATATCCTAGTTATTATTTAGAATCTCTAGAAAAAGAAACTATGCAATTTTTATCACAAAGTTTTATGGACAATACTACTTATATTATTCCCCAAAATTTAACTATACCTTTCAATTTATCTCAATTTGGAAAACTTATTCCCTTTGAAGATGTGATTTTTTTTAAACCAGATAATTAGTTGATTATTTAAATATAATATTCTATACTAAATTATAAACTCTTATAAAAAGTTACAATTTTATATCCATATTCACAGAGTTATAACTTATCAGTTTTATTTTTATGCTATTATTTGCGATACTAACTTATTAGTTATAATACTTTCTCACACTTCCTTAAATTAGAAAAAAGCAAAAGAATTTAAAAAAATATCCGACTAATAGAATAAACTTGTTCCCTAATAAATAAAAATAATAAAATAAGAAGGAAGAATTTATGTATGATTTTACAGGCTTTACTCATAGGGCTCAACGTGTTGTATCTATCCTAGCTCAACAAGAAGCACGACGTTTATTTGGTGAAGAACTTACTCCGGAACATATATTTTTAGGCATCCTGAGGGAATCAGAAGGTTCAGCGGTACGTACCTTGCAAAATCTGGGTCTCAATATCGAAGAACTGCAAATGGCTGTAGAATTTGCTTTAAGAGGCCAAGGTAGTGATACTCTAACATTAGGTGGTATTCCTATTTCAAAAAGAGTCCATCAAGTAATTGAAATTGCACGACAAGAAGCTAAATTAATTGGACATAATTATATTGGTACAGAACACCTCCTTTTAGGGATTTACAATGAAAATAATTCAAATGCTATTGTACCTTTTATCATTGAAAATCATGGAATTGATATCCATCAGTTAAGAAATGCCGTTATTAGCATTGTTGGTTATGGAGAATTGCGCACTTGGAACAAAAAGAAAAAACAAATCAAAACCCCTTTTTTGGACAAGTTTTGTCGAAATGTAACTAATGAAGCAGCAGAAGGTAAATTAGATCCTGTTGTAGGCCGTAAAAAAGAAATTAACCGCGTAATGCAAATTCTATGCCGCCGCACAAAAAATAATCCAATTCTTATCGGAGAACCAGGAGTTGGAAAAACATCGATTATTGAAGGAATTTCTCAACTAATTGTATCGAATTCCGTTCCAGAAATGCTCATTGGAAAGAAAATTCTACTTTTAGACATGGGAGCTTTAGTTGCGGGAACAAAATACCGAGGCGAATTTGAGGAACGTTTAAAAAATCTTATGCAAGAAGCTGAAAAAGATAAAGATGTAATTCTTTTTATTGATGAAATCCATACTATTTTAGGAGCAGGTAATGCAGAAGGTGCTCTAGACGCTTCCAATATGCTTAAACCAGCCTTGGCACGTGGATTAATTCGAACAATAGGAGCAACAACATTTGACGAATATAAAAAGCGTATTGAAAAAGATAAAGCCTTAGTAAGAAGATTTCAAGTTGTTCGTATTGATGAAC contains the following coding sequences:
- the dnaK gene encoding molecular chaperone DnaK; the encoded protein is MSGKIIGIDLGTTNSVVSVIENGKPVVIANQEGARTMPSIVAFTEKGDILVGAPAKNQMVTNPENTIYSAKRFIGHRFEEVSNEHMPYVIKKGPHDNVVFQTRIGDQTPEQISAFILTKLKEAAESYLGGKIHKAVITVPAYFNDSQRQSTKDAGTIAGLEVERIINEPTAAALAYGLDKNKEGIVAVYDFGGGTFDISILEIGDGVFEVKATNGDTHLGGDDLDNAIIKHIITTYQKESGIDLSKDPMAMQRLKEAAEKAKIELSSKADTQINLPFITADASGPKHLQMNMTRGELENIVRPIVERSISPCEQVLKDAGISKSDINEIILVGGQTRMPLIVDLVKNFFGKEPSKGVNPDEVVSLGAAIQAGVLNKEVNDILLLDVTPLSLGIVTLGDVNTVLIPRNTTIPASKSQIFSTAADNQTAVTIQVLQGERPMAKDNRTLGNFNLEGIQPAPRGIPQIEVTFDIDANGILHVSAKDSGSGKEQKIRIESTGTLSADEIERMQKEAEVNAEDDKKVRENIELKNQANSVSYGIEKLLREEGDKISDTDKKELEEKNADLKKAIEGDDMNTIEAAMKALEPVSARVYQQMAAAAQQNSSHKSDEREDDVIDAEVIDKDKE
- a CDS encoding nucleotide exchange factor GrpE, which translates into the protein MPEQENIIEENNGSSAQPEEQTSESISEQEDTDLLSILEKEKQELKEAYLRLSAETDNYRKRIQKEKEEFQKYAVRGLIENLLPVVDNLERSLKAADSSDNLESLKQGISIVLAQFEDILKNTGLEKIEIQVGDEFDPQVSEALMIEETDDGQHPMTVTEVFETGRKLGGVVLRSAKVKVAKKKQQ
- a CDS encoding HEAT repeat domain-containing protein, whose translation is MIQIIFIFLLFPITIFTQTNADNTTATNNSKQTQLDQWKETLNFGISTQRLNTVKQIRSSKATNSIEILQEQFLKDDNRTVKEEIIYTFIDLTNDNSEFWKKVFSKEKDLIVLQRAAFAIEKLKIGSAGPEIFSNLSIQLSNTEAIRFNASAVRALGEIKFQEALPIIIEIATNKDLHQDLRGSAVVAVGMYQDAAQIPLLESILTDSFESQFIRRYAALGIGRTESTNAVAILSPIAVNEKEAQSVRLNAVSGLGYIANDETITIMEQLTKSDDTALRTEAIKSLGKMKATNAQEILKYKAMKDPEAIVRREAKKALQEMGINL
- the rlmN gene encoding 23S rRNA (adenine(2503)-C(2))-methyltransferase RlmN, whose translation is MQSSVLRHNLKELQDILIALSYPRHKAGSIFKWIYKKSIFDFEQMTDLSKSERQNLKEQFNILVLQTIVINESQDGTLKFLFKAQDGARIESVMIHNEGDSRYTICVSSQVGCALRCSFCATGQLGFSRHLSREEIISQVLLVDAEIKKRYKLDPYSRALDNIVFMGMGEPMLNYEEVLKSIEILNNQAGFDIGTRRITISTAGIINGIEKFIQAPGQIRLALSLHAANHEKRKNIMPIARKENTRQVLDIIRLYQKETGRRITIEYILIEGFNDSEKDVLALKHELTNIKYNLNVIPLNPVDNLPYDAPSFRGIQEFTKKLKHHSIPFVLRTPKGQDINAACGQLALKNISMR
- the trpS gene encoding tryptophan--tRNA ligase codes for the protein MNKKRALSGIKPTGDIHLGNYFGAFQEFLALQNNKNIENLYFIADYHALNEIPDPKLLKERTINIFKAFIALGLDPEKSIIFVQSDVPEHTELCWLLSGVTPMGLLERAHAYKDAITKQKNVNMGLFNYPLLQAADILIYDADLVPVGADQKQHVEITRDIAEKFNREYGDIFTIPEPLIQNAVAIVPGTDGQKMSKSKNNTIPIFASEKEIKKSIMNITTDSTPLENPKDPNNCSIFLLYKMFASSEQIEKMRQNYLNGGYGYGHAKTELFEIIMHCFESARKKMLELNSSPDEVFHLMKLGAEKARIIAHSKIDKVKKVMGLG